A single genomic interval of Thermus antranikianii DSM 12462 harbors:
- the pckA gene encoding phosphoenolpyruvate carboxykinase (ATP) translates to MDQLEPLGIKPRKQVFWNTASPILVEHTLARGEGILAHKGSLVVDTTPYTGRSPRDKFVVREPGIEEEIWWGEVNQPFAPEAFQALLERVAAYLSERDLYVQDLYAGADKRHRLAVRVVTESPWHALFARNMFILPRRFPEDDEVEPFAPGFTVIHAPYFLADPSRDGTRSEVFVGISFQRKLVLIVGTRYAGEIKKSIFTVMNYLMPKQGVFPMHASANVGKEGDVAIFFGLSGTGKTTLSTDPERPLIGDDEHGWSEEGVFNFEGGCYAKVIRLSPEHEPLIYKASNQFEAILENVVVNPESRRVEWDDDTKTENTRASYPLTHLENVVESGMAGHPRAIFFLSADAYGVLPPIARLSPEEAMYYFLSGYTARVAGTERGVTEPKATFSACFGAPFLPLHPGVYARMLGEKIKKHGPRVYLVNTGWTGGPYGVGRRFPLPVTRALLQAALSGALEGVPYRKDPVFGFEVPLEVPGVPKELLDPRETWEDKEAYDRQARKLATLFRENFQKYADGVEEAIRRAGPKVG, encoded by the coding sequence ATGGACCAACTGGAGCCTTTGGGCATCAAACCGAGGAAACAGGTTTTCTGGAACACCGCTTCTCCCATTTTAGTGGAGCACACCCTGGCCCGGGGGGAGGGGATTCTAGCCCACAAGGGGTCCTTGGTGGTGGACACCACCCCTTATACCGGGAGAAGCCCCCGCGACAAGTTCGTGGTGCGGGAGCCGGGGATAGAGGAGGAGATCTGGTGGGGTGAGGTGAACCAGCCCTTCGCCCCGGAGGCCTTCCAGGCCCTTTTGGAAAGGGTGGCCGCTTACCTTTCTGAGCGCGACCTCTACGTTCAGGACCTGTATGCGGGAGCCGATAAACGCCACCGCCTGGCGGTCCGGGTGGTGACGGAAAGCCCCTGGCACGCCCTCTTTGCCCGCAACATGTTCATCCTTCCGCGCCGTTTCCCCGAGGACGATGAGGTGGAGCCTTTCGCTCCTGGCTTCACCGTGATCCACGCCCCTTACTTCTTGGCCGACCCCAGTCGGGATGGAACCCGGAGCGAGGTGTTCGTGGGCATCAGCTTCCAGAGAAAGCTCGTCCTCATCGTGGGTACCAGGTACGCCGGGGAGATCAAGAAGAGCATCTTCACCGTGATGAACTACCTCATGCCCAAACAGGGAGTCTTCCCCATGCACGCCTCGGCCAACGTGGGGAAGGAGGGGGATGTGGCTATCTTCTTCGGTCTTTCCGGAACGGGCAAGACCACTCTTTCCACCGATCCGGAGAGGCCTCTGATCGGCGACGACGAGCACGGCTGGAGCGAGGAGGGAGTCTTCAACTTTGAAGGGGGATGCTACGCCAAGGTCATCCGCCTCTCCCCGGAGCACGAACCTCTCATCTATAAAGCCTCCAACCAGTTTGAGGCCATCCTGGAGAACGTGGTGGTCAATCCGGAAAGCCGCCGGGTGGAATGGGATGACGACACCAAGACCGAGAACACCCGGGCCTCCTATCCCCTGACCCATCTGGAGAACGTGGTGGAGTCCGGCATGGCTGGGCACCCCAGGGCCATCTTCTTCCTCTCCGCCGATGCCTACGGGGTCCTGCCCCCTATCGCCCGCCTCTCTCCCGAGGAGGCCATGTACTACTTCCTCTCGGGCTACACCGCCCGGGTGGCGGGCACGGAAAGGGGTGTCACCGAGCCCAAGGCCACCTTCTCCGCCTGCTTCGGGGCGCCCTTTCTTCCCCTCCATCCCGGGGTCTACGCCAGGATGCTGGGGGAGAAGATCAAGAAGCATGGCCCCAGGGTGTACCTGGTGAATACCGGCTGGACCGGGGGACCTTACGGGGTGGGCCGGCGCTTTCCCCTGCCCGTGACCCGGGCCCTTTTGCAGGCGGCGCTGAGCGGGGCCCTCGAGGGGGTTCCCTACCGCAAGGATCCCGTCTTCGGTTTTGAGGTGCCCCTGGAGGTCCCCGGGGTGCCCAAGGAGCTTTTAGACCCGCGGGAAACCTGGGAGGACAAGGAGGCCTACGATCGTCAGGCCAGGAAGCTTGCCACCTTGTTCCGGGAAAACTTCCAGAAGTACGCGGACGGGGTGGAGGAAGCCATACGCCGGGCAGGGCCAAAGGTAGGGTAG
- the pgi gene encoding glucose-6-phosphate isomerase, with product MLRLDTRFLPDFPQAFKEHGPLLLQAREALLAKRKDPQNMLGWMDLPEDTETLRRIRRYREANPWVEDFVLLGIGGSVLGPKALESAFNESGVRFHYVDHVEPEPVLRLLRGLDPRKTLVNAVSKSGATAETLAALLVFLNWLRENLGEDWRRHLVLTTDPRRGALRALAEKEGLEAFSIPENVGGRFSVLSPVGLLPLAFAGMDLEALLMGARKANELALAPLEENLPLQTAFLQHLHRHLPITVFMVYSERLKYLPAWFVQLHDESLGKRDGEGNRVGTTAVPALGPQDQHAQVQLFREGPLDKLIVLVVPERATEDLLLPQVEGLEGEAGYLFGKGLFQLLKAEAEATYQALAEGGQRVYTLYLSEVSPYAVGWLLQHLMWQTAFLGELWRVNAFDQPGVELGKRLTFALLGRPGYSS from the coding sequence ATGCTGCGGCTGGATACCCGCTTCCTCCCGGATTTCCCCCAGGCTTTTAAGGAGCACGGGCCCCTCCTTCTTCAGGCCCGGGAGGCCCTTTTGGCCAAGCGGAAGGATCCCCAAAACATGCTGGGTTGGATGGACCTCCCCGAGGACACGGAAACCCTGAGGCGGATCCGCCGCTACCGGGAGGCCAACCCCTGGGTGGAGGACTTCGTCCTTCTAGGCATCGGGGGAAGCGTCTTGGGGCCTAAGGCCCTGGAGAGTGCCTTCAACGAAAGCGGCGTGCGCTTCCACTACGTGGACCACGTGGAGCCGGAGCCCGTGCTTCGGCTCCTTCGGGGCCTAGACCCCCGGAAGACCCTGGTGAACGCGGTTTCCAAGTCAGGGGCCACCGCGGAAACCCTGGCCGCTCTTCTGGTTTTTCTGAACTGGCTTCGGGAGAACCTGGGGGAGGACTGGCGGCGGCATCTGGTTCTCACCACCGACCCCAGGCGGGGGGCGCTAAGGGCCTTGGCGGAAAAGGAGGGCCTCGAGGCCTTTTCCATTCCCGAAAACGTGGGAGGGCGCTTCTCCGTGCTCTCCCCGGTGGGGCTCCTTCCCTTGGCCTTTGCCGGAATGGACTTGGAGGCCCTCCTCATGGGGGCGAGGAAGGCGAACGAGCTGGCCCTGGCCCCGCTGGAGGAAAACCTGCCTCTGCAAACCGCCTTCCTCCAGCACCTCCACCGTCACCTTCCCATCACGGTCTTTATGGTGTACTCGGAGAGGCTGAAATACCTTCCCGCCTGGTTTGTCCAGCTCCACGACGAGTCCTTGGGCAAGCGGGATGGGGAGGGCAACCGGGTGGGCACCACCGCCGTGCCCGCCCTGGGTCCCCAGGACCAGCACGCCCAGGTGCAGCTCTTCCGGGAAGGTCCCTTGGATAAGCTTATCGTTCTGGTGGTTCCGGAAAGGGCCACGGAGGACCTTCTCCTGCCCCAGGTGGAAGGCCTCGAGGGGGAGGCAGGTTACCTCTTCGGCAAAGGCTTGTTCCAGCTCTTGAAGGCCGAGGCCGAGGCCACCTACCAGGCCCTGGCCGAGGGGGGACAGAGGGTCTATACCCTTTACCTCTCGGAGGTTTCTCCCTATGCCGTGGGCTGGCTCTTGCAGCACCTCATGTGGCAAACCGCTTTCCTAGGGGAACTTTGGAGGGTGAATGCCTTTGACCAGCCCGGGGTGGAGCTGGGCAAGCGGTTAACCTTTGCCCTTCTTGGGCGTCCCGGGTATAGCTCCTAA
- a CDS encoding GNAT family N-acetyltransferase, translated as MGYVPPPMPQHGLEEGPILLKDGRTAFLRRAGPKDLPLFVEFLRRLSPESLRMRFFSPISPEKAAELLLSAKPEEEKVTLMVLAGDPPRMVATGEYVRLKGEDTAEVAFLVDDAFQGKGLGTLLLERLALIAAKRGVRRFQAFVLAENQKMLNVFMESGFQVRARRDSGEVEVEFEILLEERAAERFEWREKVSTLASLHPFFFPRGVAVVGASRDPESIGYRALENLIFGRFQGPVYPVNEAIGKEGGTVGPLLAYPRVESIPGPVDLAVIAVPKERVWEALEASGRRGVRASVVLTTGFQDQEAKELADKARRLGMRLLGPGSLGLVHTHPEVRLAAGLAPLPKPGPLAISSQSGTLGRAVMAYAEGMGLGISSFVSLGAKADISSNDLLQFWEEDERTRVILLYLESFGNPRRFSRLARRIGKKKPILAVHPSRDPLVRTLFAQAGVIRANSLEEAFDVAALLALGRLPENNRVRLISNASGPSNLALEALREGGLFVEHVDLGSTAKAEEFARALEEALEGEAGSVFLLFVPMGFTSEEEFLALLEKAEGNKLLLACVMGSPGVRARVMGQVALYRFPESAAIALSRAWAYKAWREEPLHFPDFPDLRLEEARKLLEGKKTLSQAEGAALLECFGLPLGKGEGLSLKLTAKPHPLFGPVLTLVLPTPLGDQVLGQRLSPLTQKDAQELVRPLSHGQSPDLSGPLDPAPYQEIVLRLSRLLEELPQVEEVSLELSGPRIARFEVRLGGNPEPRNRHAHSKPR; from the coding sequence ATGGGCTACGTGCCCCCACCCATGCCTCAGCATGGCCTCGAGGAGGGTCCCATCCTCCTTAAGGACGGGCGCACCGCCTTCCTGAGGCGGGCTGGCCCCAAGGACCTTCCCCTCTTCGTGGAGTTCCTGAGGCGGCTATCCCCGGAGTCCCTGCGCATGCGCTTCTTCTCCCCCATCTCCCCGGAGAAGGCGGCGGAGCTCCTCCTTTCCGCCAAACCCGAGGAGGAGAAGGTAACCCTCATGGTCCTGGCGGGAGACCCCCCCAGGATGGTGGCCACAGGGGAGTACGTGCGCCTGAAGGGGGAGGACACCGCCGAGGTGGCCTTTCTGGTGGACGACGCCTTCCAAGGCAAGGGCCTAGGCACCCTCCTTCTGGAGCGCCTGGCCTTGATCGCCGCCAAGCGGGGGGTAAGGCGGTTTCAGGCCTTCGTCTTGGCGGAGAACCAGAAAATGCTCAACGTCTTCATGGAAAGCGGCTTCCAGGTGCGGGCCCGCAGGGATAGCGGCGAGGTGGAGGTGGAGTTTGAAATCCTCCTGGAGGAGAGGGCGGCGGAGCGGTTTGAGTGGCGGGAAAAGGTTTCCACCCTCGCGAGCCTCCATCCCTTCTTCTTTCCCCGGGGCGTGGCGGTGGTGGGGGCAAGCCGCGACCCGGAAAGCATCGGCTACCGGGCCCTGGAAAACCTCATCTTTGGCCGCTTCCAAGGCCCCGTCTACCCGGTGAACGAGGCCATCGGCAAGGAAGGGGGTACGGTAGGGCCCCTTCTCGCCTACCCCAGGGTGGAGAGCATCCCCGGCCCCGTGGACCTGGCGGTGATTGCCGTGCCCAAGGAGAGGGTTTGGGAGGCCCTCGAGGCCTCGGGAAGACGAGGGGTGCGAGCCAGCGTGGTCCTCACCACCGGCTTCCAGGACCAAGAGGCCAAAGAGCTAGCCGACAAGGCCAGGCGCCTGGGGATGCGCCTTCTGGGCCCGGGTTCTTTGGGCCTGGTCCATACCCACCCCGAGGTGCGCCTGGCGGCGGGCCTGGCCCCCCTCCCCAAACCCGGACCCCTGGCCATCTCCAGCCAGTCCGGCACCCTGGGCCGGGCGGTGATGGCCTACGCGGAGGGTATGGGACTGGGCATCTCCTCCTTCGTCTCCTTGGGGGCCAAGGCGGACATCTCCTCCAACGACCTTTTGCAGTTCTGGGAAGAGGACGAGCGAACCCGGGTGATCCTCCTTTACCTGGAGAGCTTTGGCAACCCCCGGCGCTTCTCCCGCCTAGCCCGTAGGATCGGCAAGAAAAAGCCCATCCTGGCGGTGCATCCTTCCCGGGATCCCTTGGTGCGCACCCTCTTCGCCCAGGCCGGGGTGATCCGGGCCAACAGCCTGGAGGAAGCCTTTGACGTGGCCGCCCTTCTGGCCCTGGGGCGCCTTCCGGAAAACAACCGGGTGCGCCTTATCTCCAACGCCTCCGGCCCCTCCAACCTGGCCCTCGAGGCCCTAAGGGAAGGAGGGCTTTTCGTGGAGCACGTGGACCTGGGCTCCACCGCCAAGGCGGAGGAGTTCGCCCGCGCCCTGGAAGAAGCCCTGGAAGGCGAGGCGGGAAGCGTGTTTCTCCTCTTCGTGCCCATGGGCTTTACCAGCGAGGAGGAGTTCCTGGCTCTTTTGGAGAAGGCAGAAGGGAACAAGCTCCTTTTGGCCTGCGTGATGGGCTCCCCTGGGGTGCGGGCCCGGGTTATGGGCCAGGTGGCCCTCTACCGCTTCCCCGAATCCGCGGCCATCGCCTTGAGCCGGGCCTGGGCTTACAAGGCCTGGCGGGAAGAGCCCCTCCACTTCCCCGACTTCCCCGACCTGCGCCTGGAGGAGGCGAGGAAGCTCCTAGAAGGGAAAAAGACCCTGAGCCAGGCGGAGGGGGCCGCCCTCTTGGAGTGCTTCGGCCTGCCCTTGGGGAAGGGGGAAGGGCTTTCCCTCAAGCTCACCGCCAAACCCCACCCCCTCTTCGGCCCCGTCCTCACCCTGGTCCTGCCCACCCCCCTGGGGGACCAGGTGCTGGGCCAGCGGCTTTCCCCCCTCACCCAGAAGGACGCCCAGGAGCTGGTAAGGCCCCTAAGCCACGGGCAAAGCCCGGATCTTTCGGGTCCCCTCGACCCCGCCCCCTACCAGGAAATCGTCCTCAGGCTTTCCCGGCTTCTGGAGGAACTGCCCCAGGTGGAAGAGGTTTCCCTGGAGCTTTCCGGACCCCGGATCGCCCGCTTTGAAGTGCGCCTCGGGGGAAACCCCGAACCGAGGAACCGCCATGCGCATTCAAAGCCCCGCTAA
- a CDS encoding TrmH family RNA methyltransferase: MRIQSPANPKVKALAALKERRERERTGLFLVEGRREVERALRAGLLLETLLLGPKATPEDQALAGSAPTLELSQEAMERVSVRENPPPVIGVFRLPHKTLREVRLPQNPLVLVLLGLEKPGNLGAILRSADGAGVDLVLVAEGVDLYSPQVIRNSTGVVFSLPVFPVAEEEAARFLEEKGLLLVAATPRGEKVYWEENYQRGVAFLLGTEDEGLSEAWLARAGVRVRIPMRGVADSLNVSVSAALLLYEALRQRGGG, from the coding sequence ATGCGCATTCAAAGCCCCGCTAACCCCAAGGTGAAGGCCTTGGCCGCCCTGAAGGAACGAAGGGAGCGGGAAAGGACTGGCCTTTTCCTGGTGGAAGGCCGGCGGGAGGTGGAAAGGGCCCTAAGGGCTGGCCTCCTGTTAGAAACCCTCCTCCTCGGCCCCAAGGCCACCCCGGAGGACCAGGCCCTGGCGGGATCGGCCCCTACCCTGGAGCTTTCCCAGGAGGCGATGGAGCGGGTTTCCGTAAGGGAGAACCCGCCTCCCGTCATCGGGGTCTTCCGCCTGCCCCACAAAACCCTAAGGGAGGTCCGGCTCCCGCAAAACCCCCTGGTCCTGGTCCTCCTGGGTCTGGAAAAACCCGGCAACCTGGGGGCCATTCTGCGCTCGGCGGATGGGGCAGGGGTGGATCTGGTTCTGGTGGCGGAAGGGGTGGACCTTTATAGCCCCCAGGTGATCCGGAACTCCACGGGGGTGGTCTTCTCCCTGCCCGTCTTCCCCGTGGCCGAGGAGGAAGCCGCCCGTTTCCTGGAGGAAAAAGGGCTTCTTTTGGTGGCCGCCACCCCCAGGGGGGAGAAGGTTTACTGGGAAGAGAACTACCAAAGGGGGGTGGCCTTCCTCCTGGGAACCGAGGACGAAGGCCTTTCCGAGGCCTGGCTGGCCCGGGCGGGGGTGAGGGTGCGCATCCCCATGCGGGGGGTGGCGGATAGCCTCAACGTTTCCGTGAGCGCTGCCCTCCTCCTCTACGAGGCCCTGCGCCAAAGGGGCGGAGGATGA
- a CDS encoding DUF4129 domain-containing protein, which produces MRLPLTPLLALGLFLSLPVWALPSALGILLLHLGKRFYPGAFLWGAFLPGLLHAFTLPFPTWLQGWALTSGLLLLYGFFLAAKARPLSSLFLLPLALGLGPWGLFLLGLLHGVNLLEEAHGRAQERGERFWTPPSTLWIPGILGLLLAGLAFLPPRLPALPLPALAPPSLQASPEAKSQPGEEAAYQAPEEGFSPWVAFLNRALAHAQPLALLLLLLALLPLLGRGERLPYRGLHLLPLLLALLAGVLFLLYLGTLGGGESAWGTSPSAPMPTPSQESGLKEAVPGPRRLGEVGMAVAGLSALFTLGLLSLLAFLVWRHRDREEQEAAQGVPARSSKRFQETPPQDRVRRAYFQALKALKALGLPRLASEGPLEYLERVSPLLPGLREPLSELTRLYLPVRYGGRTGEEEAERAEALLGDILRLCSSPASKGPFRAGSS; this is translated from the coding sequence ATGAGGTTGCCCCTCACCCCCTTGCTGGCCCTGGGGCTTTTTCTTTCCCTGCCCGTGTGGGCGCTCCCCTCGGCCCTGGGAATCCTCCTCCTCCACCTGGGCAAGCGGTTCTACCCCGGTGCCTTCCTATGGGGAGCCTTCCTTCCCGGCCTCCTCCATGCCTTTACCCTCCCTTTCCCCACCTGGCTCCAGGGATGGGCCCTGACCTCTGGGCTTCTCCTCCTCTACGGCTTTTTCCTGGCCGCCAAGGCCAGGCCCCTTTCCAGCCTCTTCCTCCTCCCCTTGGCCCTTGGGCTTGGGCCATGGGGCCTCTTCCTCCTGGGCCTCCTGCACGGAGTCAACCTTCTGGAGGAGGCCCATGGGCGGGCCCAGGAACGGGGGGAACGGTTTTGGACTCCCCCTTCCACCCTATGGATCCCAGGGATCCTGGGCCTTTTGCTGGCAGGCCTGGCCTTTCTTCCCCCCCGCCTTCCCGCCCTTCCCCTACCCGCCTTGGCTCCCCCTAGCCTTCAGGCGTCCCCGGAAGCGAAATCCCAGCCGGGAGAGGAAGCAGCCTACCAAGCCCCCGAGGAGGGGTTTTCCCCCTGGGTGGCCTTCCTCAACCGGGCCTTGGCCCATGCCCAGCCCCTGGCCCTCCTTCTTCTCCTCCTGGCGCTTCTGCCCCTTTTGGGCCGGGGGGAGAGGCTTCCCTACCGGGGGCTTCACCTCTTGCCCCTCTTGCTGGCCCTTTTGGCCGGGGTCCTTTTCCTCCTCTACCTGGGCACCCTGGGGGGTGGGGAAAGCGCATGGGGAACCAGCCCCTCAGCCCCCATGCCCACCCCTTCCCAGGAGAGCGGCCTAAAAGAGGCCGTACCAGGACCCAGGCGGTTAGGCGAGGTGGGCATGGCCGTGGCGGGGCTTTCCGCCCTTTTCACCCTGGGGCTTCTCTCCCTCCTGGCCTTCCTGGTTTGGCGCCACCGGGACCGGGAAGAGCAGGAGGCCGCCCAGGGCGTACCGGCCAGGAGCTCTAAGCGCTTTCAAGAAACCCCTCCCCAAGACCGGGTCCGGCGGGCCTATTTCCAGGCCCTTAAAGCCCTAAAGGCCCTGGGCCTTCCCCGCCTGGCCTCCGAGGGGCCCCTGGAGTACCTGGAGAGGGTTTCCCCTTTGCTCCCAGGATTAAGGGAGCCCCTTTCGGAACTCACCCGGCTTTACCTGCCCGTGCGCTACGGGGGAAGGACCGGGGAGGAGGAAGCGGAAAGGGCGGAAGCCCTCTTGGGGGATATCCTTAGGCTATGTTCCTCGCCCGCATCCAAAGGGCCCTTTCGGGCCGGGTCCTCCTGA
- a CDS encoding AAA family ATPase: protein MFLARIQRALSGRVLLREETLRLSLATLLSGGHLLLEDVPGTGKTTFAKALARVLGLSFSRIQMTPDLLPQDLTGVYLYREGSLLWQKGPVFAQVLLVDELNRATPRTQSALLEAMGEGQVTLEGKTHPLPEPFFVLATQNPVEEEGTYPLPVAQRDRFTARLSLGYPDEKALLQALKEREPLEGLEAVTQGEEILALRQEVRRVRVAEEVLDYLLALAGWLRSREEVRLGPSPRALLQVERLAQALALLQGRTFTVPEDIKEAFRAAIPHRLLLRLEAELSGASPEGLVAEALKAVPAPVERA from the coding sequence ATGTTCCTCGCCCGCATCCAAAGGGCCCTTTCGGGCCGGGTCCTCCTGAGGGAGGAAACCCTCAGGCTTTCCCTGGCCACCCTGCTTTCCGGGGGGCACCTTCTTCTGGAGGACGTGCCCGGCACGGGGAAGACCACCTTCGCCAAGGCCTTGGCCCGGGTCCTGGGCCTTTCCTTTAGCCGCATCCAGATGACCCCCGACCTCCTGCCCCAGGACCTCACCGGCGTCTACCTCTACCGGGAAGGAAGCCTCCTTTGGCAGAAGGGACCCGTCTTCGCCCAGGTGCTCTTGGTGGACGAGCTCAACCGGGCCACCCCCAGGACCCAGTCCGCCCTCCTCGAGGCCATGGGGGAAGGCCAGGTGACCCTGGAGGGGAAAACCCATCCTTTGCCCGAGCCCTTTTTCGTCCTGGCCACGCAAAACCCCGTGGAGGAGGAGGGCACGTACCCCCTGCCCGTGGCCCAGCGGGACCGGTTCACCGCCCGGCTATCCCTGGGCTACCCCGACGAAAAGGCCCTCCTCCAGGCCCTGAAGGAGAGGGAACCCCTAGAGGGCCTGGAGGCGGTCACCCAAGGGGAGGAGATCCTGGCCCTTCGCCAGGAGGTGCGCCGGGTGCGGGTGGCCGAGGAGGTGCTGGACTACCTCCTGGCCTTGGCGGGCTGGCTCAGGAGCCGGGAGGAGGTGCGGCTTGGCCCCTCCCCCAGGGCTCTTTTGCAGGTGGAGCGCCTGGCCCAGGCCCTGGCCCTCTTGCAGGGACGGACCTTCACCGTGCCCGAGGACATCAAGGAGGCCTTCCGGGCCGCCATCCCCCACCGCCTTCTCCTACGGCTGGAGGCGGAGCTTTCCGGAGCCAGCCCGGAAGGGCTGGTGGCGGAAGCCCTCAAGGCGGTCCCCGCCCCGGTGGAAAGGGCCTAG
- a CDS encoding DUF58 domain-containing protein, whose amino-acid sequence MEGVLGLLSLLLLLALWRAPRLARIRVQTPDLAPGFPGQVRLGQVAVEVWAPLPLFFRLENLPSAPLGLEPRGLSGMAWGKIRLALPLSCRYRRRGEHTLRLTLRFTSPLGLGERLLSLEAGRVLVYPALRPLPPFEPAPSFFLEGKTEPFGLPDPLEAKGLRPYQPGDSLRLLAKPASLRQGRPIVREVEKSLLGSLFLHLDTQSLHPAYLDHGASLAAWLLLLAEKSGVSYGLSAGEVLPLGRGRGHLVRALSLLARLEPTQTPALPPKAPPGSTFFLITQAAEQAFLKAALKGSAQARQGVLLLLPEGYFLYPGEKGRLALGKTPGLERALAMRGLLLAHGLELKVVRGHQPLTL is encoded by the coding sequence ATGGAAGGGGTTTTGGGCCTTCTATCCCTCCTTCTCCTCCTCGCCCTTTGGCGGGCACCCCGATTGGCCCGGATCCGGGTGCAAACCCCGGACCTGGCTCCAGGCTTCCCCGGGCAGGTGCGGCTTGGGCAGGTGGCGGTGGAGGTCTGGGCTCCCCTTCCCCTTTTCTTCCGCCTGGAAAACCTCCCCTCGGCCCCCTTGGGCTTGGAACCCCGGGGCCTTTCCGGGATGGCCTGGGGGAAGATCCGGTTGGCCCTGCCTCTTTCCTGCCGCTACCGCCGGCGGGGAGAGCATACCCTCCGCCTTACCCTACGCTTCACCAGCCCCCTGGGCCTGGGGGAGAGGCTTCTCAGCCTGGAGGCGGGGAGGGTCTTGGTCTACCCCGCCTTGCGGCCCCTACCGCCCTTTGAGCCCGCCCCCAGCTTCTTCCTGGAGGGCAAAACCGAGCCCTTCGGCCTTCCCGATCCCCTCGAGGCCAAGGGCCTCCGCCCCTACCAGCCCGGGGATTCCCTGCGCCTTCTGGCCAAGCCGGCAAGCCTCCGCCAGGGCCGCCCCATCGTGCGGGAAGTGGAAAAAAGCCTTCTGGGAAGCCTCTTCCTTCACCTGGACACCCAAAGCCTCCACCCCGCCTACCTGGACCATGGGGCGAGCCTTGCCGCCTGGCTCCTTCTCCTGGCGGAGAAAAGCGGGGTTTCCTATGGCCTTTCCGCAGGAGAGGTCCTGCCTTTGGGACGGGGAAGGGGCCACCTGGTGAGGGCCCTCTCGCTTCTGGCCCGCCTAGAGCCCACCCAAACCCCCGCCCTCCCGCCCAAGGCCCCTCCTGGAAGCACCTTCTTCCTCATCACCCAGGCGGCGGAACAAGCCTTCCTCAAGGCGGCCTTAAAGGGAAGCGCCCAAGCCCGGCAGGGAGTTCTCCTCCTCCTCCCCGAGGGTTACTTCCTTTACCCAGGGGAAAAGGGCCGGCTGGCCTTGGGCAAGACCCCGGGCCTGGAGCGAGCCCTGGCTATGCGGGGCCTCCTCCTGGCCCATGGCCTCGAGCTGAAGGTGGTGCGGGGCCACCAGCCCCTCACCTTATAA
- the groES gene encoding co-chaperone GroES codes for MAAEVKTVIKPLGDRVVVKRIEEEPKTKGGIVLPDTAKEKPQKGKVIAVGSGRILDNGQKVPLEVKEGDIVVFAKYGGTEIEIDGEEYVILSERDLLAVLQ; via the coding sequence ATGGCTGCGGAGGTGAAGACGGTGATCAAGCCCCTAGGCGACAGGGTTGTGGTGAAACGGATTGAGGAGGAGCCCAAGACCAAGGGCGGCATCGTGCTCCCCGACACCGCCAAGGAGAAGCCCCAGAAGGGCAAGGTGATCGCGGTGGGCTCGGGCCGCATCCTGGACAACGGGCAGAAGGTGCCCCTCGAGGTCAAGGAGGGGGACATCGTGGTCTTCGCCAAGTACGGCGGCACTGAGATCGAGATCGACGGCGAGGAGTACGTGATCCTCTCCGAGCGCGACCTTTTGGCGGTTCTGCAGTAA